The Mercenaria mercenaria strain notata chromosome 8, MADL_Memer_1, whole genome shotgun sequence genome has a segment encoding these proteins:
- the LOC128559141 gene encoding uncharacterized protein LOC128559141, translated as MNLQKHIAQRNAQKNVIDYYLARIEDAKSAENISLIDFNGIFEKLALKVKQMEEMNEKIANLTDSEEINEEIIQTEKYMLDLDLKMRHLSDFRDKQIRTDVQQPQFFPTDGQSTLHVESQQTFSSEFSQSTTDRSSQSTSGFQQAQLNVNAHPFVSQNVSNNSFQFHRLPKLSLPKFNGDILKWQGFWDSFESTIHLNTNLTDVQKFTYLQSQLEGVAARTIDGFALTNSNYLRAISLLRERFGQQHKIVHTTMQALIQLPAPLNTLSSLQAFHDKMETYIRGLESMGQNQESYGSLLVPIILDKMPQEVRKNLAREHGDNDWKLEELRSALRKEVRILEVGIQSYTPEINDFIPTSSFYTGALSKQRRKQNKDKTEIDFNTNRKNKSNDIICAFCEESHKSIDCTRFPDTRC; from the coding sequence ATGAATTTACAGAAACATATAGCACAGAGAAATGCTCAGAAGAATGTTATAGACTATTATTTAGCGAGAATAGAAGACGCCAAAAGCGCCGAGAACATTTCACTGATCGATTTCAACGGAATATTTGAAAAACTCGCGTTAAAAGTGAAACAAATGGAAGAAATGAACGAGAAGATTGCAAATCTTACGGACAGCGAAGAAATTAACGAAGAAATTATACAAACCGAAAAGTATATGTTGGACTTAGACCTTAAAATGAGACACCTTAGTGACTTTAGAGATAAACAGATTCGTACAGATGTACAACAACCGCAGTTTTTCCCCACTGATGGTCAGTCAACTCTTCATGTGGAGTCGCAGCAGACATTTTCCTCTGAATTTTCGCAGTCCACAACTGACAGATCGTCACAGAGCACTTCCGGTTTTCAACAAGCACAGTTGAATGTAAATGCACATCCTTTCGTCAGTCAGAATGTAAGTAAcaattcatttcaatttcataGACTGCCAAAGTTGTCTCTACCAAAATTTAACGGTGATATTCTTAAATGGCAAGGTTTCTGGGATTCCTTTGAATCAACCATTCACCTGAATACCAATCTCACAGACGTACAGAAGTTTACATATTTACAGTCTCAGCTAGAGGGCGTTGCAGCACGTACTATAGACGGTTTTGCCTTAACAAATTCCAATTATTTGAGAGCCATTAGTTTACTTAGAGAGAGGTTCGGACAACAGCATAAGATTGTACATACCACCATGCAGGCCTTGATACAACTACCGGCGCCATTGAACACGCTTAGCAGTTTACAAGCGTTCCATGACAAAATGGAAACGTACATTCGAGGGTTAGAATCAATGGGGCAGAATCAAGAAAGTTACGGAAGCCTGTTAGTGCcaataattttagacaaaatgcCACAAGAGGTCAGAAAAAATCTTGCACGAGAACACGGCGACAATGACTGGAAGTTAGAAGAACTTAGGAGTGCCCTGAGGAAAGAAGTCCGGATACTTGAAGTCGGAATTCAAAGCTATACACCGGAAATAAACGATTTCATACCGACATCGTCTTTTTACACTGGAGCGTTATCAAAGCAAAGAAGaaagcaaaataaagacaaaacagaGATAGATTTCaatacaaacagaaaaaataaatcaaatgatatcATTTGTGCATTCTGTGAAGAATCACATAAATCTATTGACTGTACAAGGTTTCCTGATACGCGCTGTTAA
- the LOC123552872 gene encoding uncharacterized protein LOC123552872 produces the protein MQKVKEKQLCFNCLRKHRVINCTSQRRCLVCKKKHHTSICNNKSKEHNSGGNVPDVQPSKPETAVLHSSTQETSHGVLLKTAISKVTSGNITRDTHILFDEGAQKSFITETLAQELQLSTSGTETLHLATFGNQEQQLKHVDSATVYLITNQKKRIPINVLIVPTISVPISTSLHNTASHLPYLRGLNLAHPVSGDEVFTISLLIGADHYWDVIEDHIIRGCGPTAVKSKIGYLLSGPVNAYCNNTTSKMNHIFNVMTTRARDENAIERFWSLESIGITPCKDEHEKTDYLVQYQQTSIEFTDDKYTAALPWKLDHDPLPTNYNITKKRTESTIRRLSQEPDMLKKYGEIISEQERRGFIEKINDVAQTSNAVHYIPHHPVRKESSTTPIRIVYDCSCKQSSSQPSLNDCLESTAPVLNELTSILMRFRLKKYAVTTDIEKAFLHVGLQEKDRDVTRFLWLTDPSDPKSQLCTYRFKAVLFGATCSPFILNATILKHLELNKTNKAAEIIKRDLYVDNILSSFEEKRDLLTYFRDARDLMKCASMNLRSWSSNNSELKAIATREGVIDRDEVTKVLGMCWKPETDSMAYRHHKIPKLDSVTKRDILRYSSRIYDPLGLLSPVTVRAKLLLQQLWKDKFDWDVPLPLEVQDKWNKLAEDLNTVTDTEFSRQYIRQSKHKQTINNSRTKSTLHVFVDSSLKSYGAAVYIVNADGSRLVIAKNRVAPVKPMTLPQLELMAAVVGARLVQHVQESLNISDVICWSDSQIVLHWLSTSKPLKRFVQNRVIEIQTLTKNYPWHYCPTYDNPSDLLTRGIPADQLLQNDLWNSGPSWIQNQSNWPVWKPTENEMQTTTKTQTTVSDISLPSDATKMSVVCSIKCSTNEGIYQVINIEKYSKYFKLLRVTAYLLRFISNCRNTQTKLTDELTTAEIERAEIRWLKCCQESTYPDEMSSLKSNTTKRLPLVKQLRLFVDKSGIIRCEGRIHNAPLSDVTKFPYLLPKRHPLTRLIVLDTHENQLHAGTNATATQLRQKYWIPATRQCVKSILRKCTICRRVQGKPYRAPDPPPLPKVRVEESPPFTVTGVDYTGALYVRDHSGSVIKVYICLFTCANSRALHLEVVPDLSKESFLLAFRRFVSRRSVPRVMMSDNATTFTSASESLKHIFQSTQVRETLSRKGTEWKFIPKRAPWYGGWWERLIGLTKIALKKVVGCSLVTMETLQTVVTEIEAMLNDRPLTQMSSSVDDMDPLTPSHLLYGRRLTSLPYNTTTLDFENSSKFDEHSAVTKQAKLQSKLLDHFWKRWRMEYLTALRESHRKSGTNEQMIAVGDVVQIHDECPRNQWKLGVVEQLITGRDDRTRAATIRTANGTTTRPIVKLYPLECVNYRNT, from the coding sequence ATGCagaaagtgaaagaaaaacaattgtgctttaattgtttaagaaaacaCCGGGTCATAAACTGCACGTCACAAAGAAGATGTCTGGTCTGTAAAAAGAAACATCATACTAGCATATGTAACAACAAGAGTAAAGAACACAACAGTGGCGGGAATGTTCCGGATGTACAGCCATCAAAACCGGAAACGGCAGTTCTACATTCATCTACCCAAGAAACTTCCCATGGTGTTTTACTGAAAACAGCCATTAGCAAGGTGACTTCCGGTAACATAACAAGGGATACTCATATCCTGTTTGACGAAGGAGCACAGAAGTCATTTATCACCGAGACGCTAGCACAAGAATTGCAACTATCCACATCCGGTACAGAAACCTTACACTTAGCAACGTTTGGTAACCAAGAACAACAACTAAAACATGTTGATTCCGCAACGGTGTACCTCATTACAAACCAGAAAAAGAGAATACCGATCAATGTATTAATAGTGCCTACTATATCAGTACCTATTAGTACCAGTCTACACAACACAGCGTCCCATTTACCTTACCTGAGAGGACTGAACCTGGCACATCCGGTTAGCGGCGATGAGGTATTTACAATTTCTCTGCTGATAGGAGCTGACCATTACTGGGACGTCATTGAAGATCATATTATACGCGGATGTGGACCAACTGCAGTGAAGTCCAAGATCGGATATCTTTTGTCGGGACCTGTGAATGCATACTGCAACAATACTACTAGTAAGATGAACCACATATTTAACGTTATGACCACACGTGCACGAGATGAAAACGCTATAGAACGTTTCTGGTCGCTCGAGAGCATAGGTATCACTCCGTGCAAAGACGAGCATGAGAAGACGGATTACTTGGTGCAGTATCAGCAGACGTCAATTGAATTTACAGACGATAAGTACACTGCAGCCCTTCCATGGAAATTAGACCACGACCCACTTCCAACAAATTACAACATCACAAAGAAAAGAACTGAGAGCACGATTCGCAGACTTAGCCAGGAACCTGATATGCTAAAGAAATATGGTGAAATTATATCAGAGCAAGAGAGACGGGGATTTATAGAAAAGATTAACGATGTTGCACAAACTTCAAATGCAGTCCACTATATTCCCCACCACCCTGTGCGAAAGGAATCATCTACCACTCCTATTCGTATCGTGTATGACTGTAGTTGTAAACAGTCATCTAGTCAACCTAGCCTGAACGACTGCCTGGAGTCTACAGCACCTGTGCTGAATGAATTAACGTCTATATTGATGCGATTTCGATTGAAAAAGTACGCTGTAACCACTGACATAGAAAAAGCTTTCCTACATGTGGGACTACAAGAAAAAGACAGGGATGTTACCCGGTTTTTGTGGCTCACTGATCCTAGTGATCCTAAATCTCAACTTTGCACATACCGATTCAAAGCAGTGTTGTTCGGCGCGACGTGCTCACCGTTCATTCTTAACGCCACTATTCTCAAACACCTGGaattgaacaaaacaaacaaagcagcCGAGATTATAAAGAGAGATTTATATGTTGACAATATACTCtctagttttgaagaaaaaagagaTCTACTCACCTATTTCCGTGATGCACGTGATCTGATGAAATGTGCCAGTATGAACTTAAGATCGTGGTCTTCTAACAACTCCGAACTAAAAGCTATCGCCACACGAGAAGGAGTCATAGATAGAGATGAAGTAACCAAGGTACTAGGTATGTGCTGGAAACCGGAAACAGATTCCATGGCATACAGACATCACAAGATACCAAAGTTAGACTCTGTAACCAAGAGGGACATTCTAAGATATTCATCACGAATTTATGATCCACTAGGTCTGTTAAGCCCGGTAACAGTAAGGGCAAAATTACTTCTTCAGCAATTATGGAAAGATAAGTTTGATTGGGATGTACCGTTACCACTAGAGGTGCAAGATAAATGGAACAAGCTGGCTGAAGATCTGAACACAGTTACAGATACAGAGTTTTCCAGACAGTACATACGGCAGTCAAAGCATAAACAGACCATAAATAATTCAAGAACAAAAAGTACTCTCCATGTATTTGTCGATTCCAGTCTCAAATCATATGGAGCAGCAGTATACATAGTGAACGCAGATGGATCCAGATTGGTGATCGCGAAAAATCGGGTAGCTCCCGTGAAACCCATGACATTACCACAGCTCGAACTTATGGCCGCAGTAGTCGGCGCCAGATTAGTTCAACACGTACAAGAATCCTTGAACATTTCCGACGTCATCTGCTGGTCCGATAGCCAGATTGTGCTTCATTGGTTATCAACATCTAAACCACTGAAACGGTTCGTGCAGAACAGAGTGATAGAAATACAAACACTTACTAAAAATTACCCATGGCACTATTGTCCAACATATGATAATCCTTCAGACCTTCTAACTCGTGGTATTCCTGCTGACCAGCTCTTACAGAACGACCTATGGAACAGTGGGCCGTCATGGATACAAAACCAGTCCAACTGGCCTGTTTGGAAACCAACAGAGAATGAAATGCAGACGACAACAAAAACGCAGACGACAGTTTCGGATATCTCGTTGCCCTCCGATGCCACAAAGATGAGCGTAGTATGCAGTATAAAGTGTAGCACAAATGAAGGCATCTATCAAGTAATCAACATAGAGAAATACAGCAAATACTTCAAACTGTTACGTGTAACTGCCTACTTATTACGATTCATAAGCAATTGCCGAAATACACAGACAAAACTTACCGATGAATTAACGACAGCAGAAATCGAAAGAGCAGAGATAAGGTGGCTAAAATGTTGCCAAGAAAGTACTTACCCAGATGAGATGTCCAGTTTGAAGTCCAATACCACCAAAAGATTACCACTTGTCAAACAATTGCGTTTATTCGTAGATAAAAGCGGTATTATTCGTTGTGAAGGACGTATACATAACGCGCCATTATCCGACGTCACCAAATTCCCCTATTTGTTACCGAAGAGACATCCACTTACACGCCTGATTGTACTAGACACACATGAGAACCAGTTACATGCAGGAACGAACGCTACTGCTACCCAGTTAAGGCAGAAGTACTGGATCCCAGCTACCAGGCAGTGCGTAAAATCTATCCTCAGGAAATGTACAATATGCAGACGAGTACAAGGAAAGCCGTATAGAGCGCCAGATCCACCACCATTACCAAAAGTAAGAGTAGAAGAGTCTCCACCTTTCACTGTGACTGGAGTTGATTACACAGGTGCGTTATACGTAAGAGACCATTCCGGAAGCgtaataaaagtatatatatgtttattcacaTGTGCCAATTCTCGAGCCTTACATTTAGAGGTTGTACCAGACCTGTCCAAAGAGTCATTCCTACTAGCTTTTAGGCGTTTCGTAAGCCGGAGATCAGTTCCGAGGGTCATGATGTCAGACAATGCTACAACGTTTACAAGTGCTTCAGAAAGCTTGAAACATATTTTCCAGTCAACTCAAGTCAGAGAAACATTAAGCAGAAAAGGCACAGAATGGAAATTCATTCCCAAACGAGCACCATGGTATGGAGGATGGTGGGAGCGACTAATAGGTCTCACAAAAATAGCGCTGAAGAAAGTTGTAGGATGCTCccttgttaccatggaaacacttCAAACGGTAGTTACGGAGATCGAAGCCATGCTGAACGACAGACCGTTAACTCAGATGTCATCAAGTGTCGATGACATGGACCCACTAACACCGTCACACCTTCTCTACGGCCGGAGActgacgtcacttccgtataaCACAACTACCTTAGactttgaaaattcatccaaatTTGACGAACATTCTGCGGTTACAAAACAGGCAAAATTACAATCAAAGCTCCTTGACCATTTCTGGAAACGGTGGAGAATGGAGTACTTAACAGCATTACGTGAATCTCACCGTAAATCAGGAACGAATGAACAGATGATAGCCGTGGGTGACGTAGTACAAATCCACGATGAATGTCCACGGAACCAATGGAAACTAGGCGTTGTTGAGCAGTTAATTACCGGAAGAGACGATCGTACCCGAGCTGCTACAATTAGAACTGCGAACGGAACTACAACCAGACCAATAGTGAAATTATACCCACTAGAATGTGTGAACTATAGAAACACTTAA